In Comamonas sp. lk, the following proteins share a genomic window:
- a CDS encoding GTP-binding protein: MTAALHSGVTHLTVIGGFLGAGKTTLLNHILSSGLSERTTLLINDFGSVNIDADAIAWRSGDVIQLTNGCMCCSVGGDFSQALLRVMEQPPERIIIETSGVSDPWKVAQVGLIGPRLRLDAVIVLVDATSVRQHARDRYVGEVVLSQLHAADMLVLNKTDLISPAQRSELHAWLAETAPRAPILDAVNGALPLDLLLHTPQEREHGRSARLGQPGSWQVKRHDTAFFRWQCLDRGLLDAQRLQEQLDKLPAEVLRIKGFVRLSSAPEQWQMLQWAGRRWQLTPAPEHRAGDEAQLVAIGTPADFDLRVLDQAFARARAQ; encoded by the coding sequence ATGACGGCCGCTCTGCATTCCGGCGTCACCCACCTGACGGTGATCGGCGGCTTTCTTGGCGCGGGCAAGACCACGCTGCTCAACCATATCCTGAGCAGCGGTTTGAGCGAGCGCACCACGCTGTTGATCAACGATTTCGGCAGCGTGAACATCGACGCGGACGCGATTGCCTGGCGGTCTGGAGACGTCATACAGCTGACCAATGGCTGCATGTGCTGCAGCGTGGGAGGCGACTTTTCCCAGGCGCTGCTGCGCGTCATGGAGCAGCCGCCCGAGCGCATCATCATCGAAACCAGCGGCGTCTCCGATCCCTGGAAAGTCGCCCAGGTCGGCCTGATAGGGCCGCGCCTGCGACTGGACGCCGTGATCGTGCTGGTGGATGCCACATCCGTACGCCAGCATGCGCGGGACCGCTATGTCGGAGAGGTCGTTTTGAGCCAGCTGCACGCCGCCGACATGCTGGTGCTGAACAAGACCGATTTGATCAGCCCGGCACAGCGCAGCGAACTGCACGCCTGGCTGGCCGAAACCGCACCGCGCGCTCCCATCCTGGATGCCGTGAACGGCGCGCTGCCACTGGACTTGCTGCTTCACACGCCGCAGGAAAGAGAGCACGGGCGCAGTGCACGCTTGGGTCAGCCTGGATCTTGGCAGGTCAAGCGGCACGATACGGCATTCTTTCGCTGGCAATGCCTGGATCGGGGCCTGCTGGATGCTCAACGCCTGCAAGAGCAGCTCGACAAGCTGCCCGCTGAAGTCCTGCGCATCAAAGGCTTTGTGCGTCTGTCCAGCGCGCCCGAGCAATGGCAAATGCTGCAATGGGCCGGCCGGCGCTGGCAGTTGACGCCTGCGCCAGAACATCGTGCCGGCGACGAAGCGCAGTTGGTGGCCATTGGCACGCCCGCGGATTTCGACCTCCGGGTGCTGGACCAGGCGTTTGCGCGGGCACGGGCGCAGTAA
- a CDS encoding SDR family oxidoreductase: MGRLEGKTAIITGAASGIGRSSALLFAREGANVVIADIDHEGACKVAEEIANTNGRAIAVRTDVTEEQSMLAMIDMALSAFGSINILYNNAGGSTPRDSNVVDAPVDEFWRAIKLDLWGTFLGCKLVIPHIVRAGGGAIINTTSNVALIGCPGVDCYTAAKGGVAALTRSLAVEFASKRIRVNAIAPTITMTPRVAERIKTAVGASGHASRNHLGLAYPEDIALTALYLASDDSRMTTGSIQAPDGGSTIS; the protein is encoded by the coding sequence ATGGGCCGTCTGGAAGGAAAAACTGCCATTATCACGGGCGCGGCGAGTGGCATTGGCCGCAGCTCAGCATTGCTGTTCGCTCGCGAGGGCGCTAATGTTGTAATCGCAGACATTGATCACGAGGGTGCTTGCAAAGTTGCGGAGGAGATTGCAAACACCAATGGACGCGCTATCGCGGTGCGTACCGATGTGACCGAGGAACAAAGCATGTTGGCGATGATCGACATGGCCTTGTCCGCCTTCGGGAGCATCAACATCCTCTACAACAATGCGGGAGGTTCCACTCCGCGAGACAGCAATGTGGTCGACGCACCCGTTGACGAGTTCTGGCGAGCCATCAAGCTTGATCTCTGGGGTACTTTCCTCGGTTGCAAACTTGTCATTCCTCACATCGTCAGGGCGGGAGGAGGAGCCATCATTAATACAACTTCGAACGTGGCGTTGATTGGCTGTCCCGGCGTGGATTGCTATACCGCCGCCAAAGGAGGTGTCGCGGCACTCACTCGCTCCCTTGCTGTTGAGTTCGCCTCCAAGCGTATTCGTGTCAACGCCATTGCGCCAACTATAACGATGACGCCACGCGTGGCCGAGCGAATCAAGACAGCCGTCGGAGCAAGTGGACATGCCTCACGAAATCATCTGGGCCTCGCTTACCCTGAAGATATTGCGCTCACTGCGCTCTATCTAGCATCAGACGACTCTCGTATGACGACTGGTTCGATTCAAGCGCCAGATGGGGGCTCAACGATCTCATGA
- a CDS encoding urate hydroxylase PuuD, producing MESYILDWANLLLRWLHVITAIAWVGSSFYFVFLDSSLTPPVDEDLKKQGVSGELWAVHGGGFYHPVKFNVSPPKMPDHLHWFYWESYTTWLSGFALLTVSYLWNAKIYLVNPGDPNAMSSAAAIGSALSFLVVFWLLYDFICRTFGQKKNGDATVGAMVLVLVCIAAFLACHIFPGQAAFLLMGAMIATSMSANVFFWIIPGQRKVVAALKAGQPVDPLHGQRAKQRSVHNTYFTLPVLFAMLSNHYGWLYSHELNWLVLIGMMFAGAAIRQFFVMRHGFKLGRNSHPWPYAAVGVVALIAVFAWLKPAPAPVAAVTPAAAPAPAAVAPAAPAPEASATAPAAAPEAAVPAAPAVAAAGGDGFAKVNAVFQQHCVLCHGAAIQQKSVRLDSPEAVKSHAQQIYQQVVQLRKMPFGNPGALSDDERNLVKNWYESGASVN from the coding sequence ATGGAAAGCTACATTCTCGACTGGGCCAACCTGCTATTGCGTTGGCTCCACGTCATTACCGCCATTGCCTGGGTGGGCTCCTCTTTCTATTTCGTGTTCCTGGACAGCAGCTTGACGCCGCCTGTCGATGAAGACTTGAAGAAACAAGGCGTCAGCGGCGAACTCTGGGCTGTGCACGGCGGTGGTTTCTACCACCCCGTCAAGTTCAATGTCTCACCTCCCAAGATGCCGGATCACCTGCATTGGTTCTACTGGGAGAGCTACACCACCTGGCTGTCCGGCTTTGCGCTGCTGACAGTTTCTTATCTGTGGAATGCCAAGATTTATCTGGTCAATCCCGGTGATCCGAATGCCATGAGCTCGGCTGCAGCCATCGGCTCCGCACTGTCCTTCCTGGTCGTCTTCTGGCTGCTGTATGACTTCATCTGCCGTACCTTCGGTCAGAAGAAGAATGGCGACGCCACCGTTGGCGCCATGGTGCTGGTGCTGGTGTGTATTGCCGCCTTCCTGGCCTGCCACATCTTCCCCGGCCAGGCTGCCTTCCTGCTGATGGGCGCGATGATCGCGACTTCCATGAGTGCCAACGTGTTCTTCTGGATCATCCCTGGCCAGCGCAAGGTGGTGGCGGCTCTGAAGGCCGGTCAGCCTGTGGACCCTCTGCACGGCCAGCGCGCCAAGCAGCGCAGCGTGCACAACACCTACTTCACGTTGCCCGTGCTGTTCGCCATGTTGTCCAACCACTACGGTTGGCTGTACAGCCATGAGCTGAACTGGCTGGTTCTGATCGGCATGATGTTTGCCGGTGCTGCCATTCGCCAGTTCTTTGTGATGCGCCATGGCTTCAAGCTGGGTCGCAACAGCCACCCCTGGCCTTATGCAGCAGTGGGCGTGGTCGCGCTGATTGCCGTGTTTGCCTGGCTCAAGCCGGCTCCTGCTCCTGTTGCCGCTGTAACTCCTGCCGCCGCTCCCGCTCCTGCTGCGGTGGCTCCTGCTGCTCCAGCGCCTGAAGCTTCGGCAACTGCGCCTGCTGCGGCACCTGAAGCTGCCGTGCCAGCCGCTCCTGCGGTAGCCGCTGCAGGCGGTGATGGCTTTGCCAAGGTCAATGCCGTGTTCCAACAGCATTGCGTGCTGTGCCACGGTGCGGCCATTCAGCAAAAGAGCGTGCGCCTGGATTCTCCGGAAGCCGTCAAATCGCATGCCCAGCAGATCTACCAACAAGTGGTTCAGTTGCGCAAAATGCCTTTCGGCAATCCTGGCGCCCTGTCGGATGACGAGCGCAATCTGGTCAAGAACTGGTACGAGTCTGGCGCTTCGGTGAACTGA
- the xdhC gene encoding xanthine dehydrogenase accessory protein XdhC — MWSQSYKSILARVAEQPLCWVQVASTRGSAPREAGAWMAVFADTVFGTIGGGHLEWQAIEHARRLVAQPPGAEASAQPVTQHYALGPSLGQCCGGAVVLSYTFYAAGEQQRLQALLPMPSRSVALFGAGHVGHALVRILSCLPYRVVWVDSRDAVFPEDVALGVQCEYSDPVQSAVHDLPAQSQVLIMSFSHAEDLEIVAQCLLRQRARADLGFIGLIGSKTKWATFRRRLRDRGFSDTELAQVTCPIGVAGITGKEPDVIAVAVAAQLLQNLQH; from the coding sequence ATGTGGAGTCAGTCATACAAAAGCATTCTGGCCCGCGTGGCGGAGCAACCGCTGTGCTGGGTGCAGGTGGCGAGCACGCGCGGATCGGCTCCGCGTGAAGCAGGGGCGTGGATGGCCGTTTTTGCCGATACCGTGTTCGGAACCATTGGCGGAGGCCATCTGGAATGGCAGGCCATAGAGCATGCCCGGCGTTTGGTGGCCCAGCCGCCTGGGGCTGAGGCGTCGGCACAGCCCGTGACTCAGCACTACGCGCTAGGCCCCAGTCTGGGGCAGTGCTGTGGCGGTGCCGTGGTTCTCAGCTATACGTTTTATGCAGCGGGAGAGCAGCAGCGCTTGCAGGCCTTGCTGCCCATGCCTTCGCGCAGCGTCGCCTTGTTTGGGGCCGGGCATGTGGGCCATGCCCTGGTGCGCATACTCTCTTGCCTGCCGTACCGTGTTGTCTGGGTGGATAGCCGTGACGCCGTATTTCCCGAGGATGTGGCCTTGGGTGTGCAATGCGAGTACTCCGATCCCGTGCAGTCAGCGGTGCACGATTTGCCTGCACAGTCGCAGGTGCTGATCATGAGCTTCAGCCATGCAGAGGATCTGGAGATCGTGGCCCAGTGCCTGCTGCGTCAGCGGGCCAGAGCCGATCTGGGTTTCATCGGCCTCATAGGCAGCAAAACCAAATGGGCAACCTTCAGGCGCCGTTTGCGCGATAGAGGCTTTAGCGACACAGAGCTGGCACAAGTGACCTGCCCTATTGGTGTGGCCGGCATCACGGGCAAGGAGCCCGATGTGATTGCCGTCGCCGTTGCCGCGCAGCTGCTGCAAAACCTGCAGCACTGA
- a CDS encoding YSC84-related protein: protein MRQISVRSVAMAVAVAAGALSLAACTTTKPETSAAPRSDSTTINTRANAALERLYQTAPGSKQMVQNAKGVLIFPSVIGGSFVVGVEHGRGVLRVGGQNKGYYSTTGASIGWQAGGQSKAVIYVFNTQEALDKFVKSDGWAVGADATVAAGRIGVNGGIDTTTAPAPVTSYVLTNAGLEAGVSLQGTKISRVVE, encoded by the coding sequence ATGCGTCAAATCTCTGTGCGTTCGGTTGCGATGGCTGTTGCGGTAGCTGCTGGTGCGCTGTCTCTGGCAGCTTGCACGACGACCAAGCCTGAAACATCGGCCGCGCCGCGTTCGGATTCCACGACCATCAACACCCGTGCCAATGCGGCGCTGGAGCGCCTGTATCAGACGGCGCCGGGCTCCAAGCAAATGGTGCAGAACGCCAAGGGCGTGCTGATCTTCCCATCGGTGATTGGCGGCAGCTTTGTGGTGGGTGTGGAGCACGGCCGTGGCGTGCTGCGCGTTGGTGGCCAAAACAAGGGCTACTACAGTACGACAGGTGCCTCGATCGGCTGGCAGGCCGGCGGACAGTCCAAGGCCGTCATCTATGTGTTCAACACACAGGAGGCGCTGGATAAGTTCGTCAAAAGCGACGGCTGGGCCGTGGGTGCCGACGCCACGGTGGCCGCTGGCCGCATTGGTGTGAACGGTGGCATAGACACCACAACCGCTCCTGCACCTGTGACCAGCTATGTGCTGACCAATGCGGGCCTGGAAGCCGGTGTGTCGCTGCAAGGCACCAAGATCTCCAGAGTGGTTGAATAA
- a CDS encoding DoxX family protein: protein MKFWSYFHHPHAAMVLLRVTLAVLMLFHGWAKIHHGIGGIENMVKALGAPGWLAYGVYLGEVVAPLFLIVGLWVTPAALVIAVNMLVAFALVHTKQVFTLQSSGGWALELQVLFFVTALVVAMSDSKSK, encoded by the coding sequence ATGAAGTTCTGGAGTTACTTTCACCATCCCCATGCGGCCATGGTGCTGCTGCGCGTCACGCTGGCCGTGCTGATGCTGTTTCACGGCTGGGCCAAGATTCACCATGGCATCGGCGGCATCGAAAACATGGTGAAAGCCCTGGGCGCGCCAGGCTGGCTGGCCTATGGCGTATATCTGGGCGAAGTGGTGGCCCCGCTGTTTCTGATCGTCGGCCTGTGGGTGACGCCTGCCGCGCTGGTAATCGCCGTCAACATGCTGGTGGCGTTTGCGCTGGTGCACACCAAGCAGGTGTTCACGCTGCAAAGCTCGGGCGGCTGGGCGCTGGAGCTGCAGGTGCTTTTTTTCGTCACCGCCCTGGTCGTGGCCATGAGTGATTCCAAAAGCAAATGA
- the uraH gene encoding hydroxyisourate hydrolase — translation MGLSTHVLDTMNGCPAAGMAVELFSTEGDKVTLIKSLVLNHDGRTDAPLFDNSTLKVGTYRLTFDVAAYFKARGVQLPEPSFLNKVSLDFGVANVEQHYHVPLLVSPWSYSTYRGS, via the coding sequence ATGGGCCTGAGCACCCACGTTCTAGACACCATGAACGGCTGCCCCGCTGCGGGCATGGCAGTCGAGCTGTTTTCCACCGAAGGCGACAAGGTCACGCTGATCAAAAGCCTGGTGCTGAATCACGATGGACGCACCGATGCGCCTTTGTTTGACAACAGCACGCTGAAGGTGGGCACTTACCGCCTGACCTTTGATGTGGCGGCTTATTTCAAGGCCCGTGGCGTGCAACTGCCCGAGCCCAGCTTTCTGAACAAGGTGAGCCTGGACTTTGGCGTGGCCAATGTGGAGCAGCACTATCACGTGCCGTTGCTGGTCAGCCCCTGGAGCTATTCCACCTATCGCGGTTCCTGA
- the ggt gene encoding gamma-glutamyltransferase — protein MQMRHTVLAASLALAIAGLTACSAPQAVRTEAPAAAVENVTKPAATAPIVQTQAAQAASAAYDFDMDVFHPVVGKNGMVASEQELATQIGLDILKAGGNAMDAAVAVGFALAVALPNAGNIGGGGFMMVHDAKTGKDIALDFRETAPKGASRNMYLDAQGKVIDGKSLYTHYAVGVPGTVAGMTHALSKWGSMPLSRVMAPAIALADKGYPVSVTLAKTLSQEKKNMGQWPATQAIFWKNGTPLKAGELLQQKDLAQSMRLISQQGAKAFYQGAIAQKLASEMAAHANALTLQDLRDYKVVEREPVRGNYRGYQVVTMPPPSSGGAHLLQILNLMERWPMNQWGADSAQSVHYMTEAMKLAYADRSEYLGDPDFVKIPLKGLISKNYANELAATIKPQQARASSDIKPGKPQPYESDQTTHYSVVDKAGNAVAVTYTLNTNFGSGIVAKGTGILLNNEMDDFSAKPGVANAYGLVGGDANAVAANKRPLSSMTPTLVLKDGKPVLVTGSPGGARIITTVLQQIVNRIDYGMNPAEAAATPRFHHQWTPDELRIEKGFSADTIALLKQWGHKVALKPSMGRTQTIEIKDGMLYGASDPRNPDGKTMGF, from the coding sequence ATGCAAATGCGCCACACCGTGCTGGCAGCCAGCCTGGCCTTGGCCATTGCCGGCCTGACGGCTTGCAGCGCCCCGCAGGCCGTTCGAACCGAAGCGCCAGCCGCTGCCGTGGAGAATGTGACAAAGCCTGCGGCCACCGCCCCCATTGTCCAGACTCAAGCCGCTCAGGCCGCATCGGCGGCCTACGACTTCGATATGGATGTTTTCCATCCAGTCGTTGGCAAAAACGGCATGGTGGCCAGCGAGCAGGAACTGGCCACGCAAATCGGTCTGGACATTCTCAAAGCCGGCGGCAATGCCATGGATGCGGCGGTAGCCGTGGGCTTTGCGCTGGCAGTGGCCTTGCCCAATGCCGGCAATATCGGCGGTGGCGGCTTCATGATGGTGCATGACGCCAAGACCGGCAAAGACATCGCCCTGGATTTTCGCGAGACCGCCCCCAAAGGCGCCTCGCGCAATATGTACCTGGATGCGCAAGGCAAGGTCATAGACGGCAAATCGCTCTACACCCACTACGCCGTGGGCGTGCCCGGCACGGTGGCCGGTATGACGCATGCACTGTCGAAATGGGGTTCCATGCCGCTGAGCCGGGTCATGGCTCCGGCCATTGCACTGGCCGACAAAGGCTACCCCGTGAGCGTGACCCTGGCCAAGACACTGAGCCAGGAAAAAAAGAATATGGGCCAGTGGCCCGCCACACAGGCCATCTTCTGGAAAAACGGCACACCGCTCAAGGCGGGTGAACTGCTGCAGCAAAAGGACCTGGCCCAGTCCATGCGCCTGATCAGCCAGCAAGGCGCCAAGGCGTTCTACCAGGGAGCGATTGCACAAAAACTGGCCAGCGAAATGGCAGCACATGCCAATGCACTGACGCTGCAGGATTTGCGCGACTACAAGGTGGTGGAGCGCGAACCCGTGCGCGGCAACTACCGCGGCTACCAGGTCGTGACCATGCCGCCGCCGTCTTCGGGCGGCGCGCACTTGCTGCAGATTCTCAACCTGATGGAGCGCTGGCCCATGAACCAGTGGGGCGCCGACAGCGCCCAGAGCGTGCACTACATGACAGAGGCCATGAAACTGGCCTATGCCGACCGCTCCGAGTACCTGGGCGATCCGGATTTCGTGAAGATTCCGCTCAAGGGCCTGATCTCCAAAAACTACGCCAATGAGCTGGCGGCCACCATCAAGCCCCAGCAGGCCAGAGCCAGCAGCGACATCAAGCCAGGCAAGCCCCAGCCTTATGAAAGCGACCAGACCACGCATTACTCCGTGGTGGACAAGGCCGGCAACGCCGTGGCCGTGACCTATACGCTCAACACCAACTTTGGCAGCGGCATTGTGGCCAAGGGCACGGGCATTTTGCTCAATAACGAGATGGACGACTTCTCGGCCAAGCCCGGCGTCGCCAACGCCTACGGCCTGGTGGGCGGCGATGCCAATGCGGTGGCGGCCAACAAGCGCCCCCTGTCTTCCATGACGCCCACCCTGGTGCTCAAGGACGGCAAGCCGGTGCTGGTGACCGGCAGCCCCGGCGGCGCGCGCATCATCACCACGGTGCTGCAGCAAATCGTCAACCGCATCGACTACGGCATGAACCCCGCCGAAGCAGCGGCCACACCGCGCTTTCACCACCAGTGGACGCCGGATGAGCTGCGCATCGAGAAAGGCTTTAGCGCCGACACGATCGCTCTGCTCAAGCAATGGGGACACAAGGTTGCACTGAAGCCTTCCATGGGCCGCACGCAAACCATCGAGATCAAGGACGGCATGCTCTATGGCGCATCCGACCCGCGCAATCCGGACGGAAAAACCATGGGGTTCTAA
- the glxR gene encoding 2-hydroxy-3-oxopropionate reductase: protein MNASSLKLGFIGLGIMGAPMCGHLISAGHQLFVNTHGKVPANIAETSATQCTTARGVAERADIIFVMVPDTPDVEKVLFGEDGVAAGLKGSSGKIVVDMSSISPVATKEFAKRIEAVGAQYLDAPVSGGEVGAKNGTLSIMIGGPDAAFERVKPLFEKMGKNITLVGGNGDGQTAKVANQIIVALNIEAVAEALLFASRAGADPARVREALLGGFASSKILEVHAERMIKRTFDPGFRIALHQKDLNLALSSARQLGVSLPNTAQAQELFNSCVAHGGAGWDHSGMVRALEIQANFEIGQKVES from the coding sequence ATGAACGCATCGTCCCTCAAGCTGGGCTTTATCGGTCTGGGCATCATGGGCGCCCCCATGTGCGGCCACCTGATTTCGGCTGGTCACCAGCTGTTTGTCAACACGCACGGCAAGGTGCCTGCCAACATCGCTGAAACCAGTGCTACGCAATGCACCACCGCACGTGGAGTGGCCGAGCGCGCCGACATCATCTTCGTGATGGTTCCCGACACGCCTGACGTCGAAAAAGTGCTGTTCGGTGAAGACGGCGTGGCCGCTGGCCTCAAGGGCAGCAGCGGCAAGATCGTGGTGGACATGTCCTCCATCTCGCCCGTGGCCACCAAGGAATTCGCCAAGCGCATCGAAGCTGTGGGCGCCCAGTACCTGGATGCTCCCGTCTCCGGCGGCGAAGTCGGTGCGAAGAACGGCACACTGTCCATCATGATCGGCGGCCCCGATGCTGCTTTCGAGCGCGTCAAGCCCTTGTTCGAGAAGATGGGCAAGAACATCACCCTGGTGGGCGGCAATGGCGACGGCCAGACGGCCAAGGTGGCCAACCAGATCATCGTGGCGCTGAACATCGAAGCCGTGGCCGAAGCCCTGCTGTTCGCATCGCGCGCCGGTGCCGATCCAGCCCGCGTGCGTGAAGCCCTGCTGGGCGGTTTTGCCTCTTCCAAGATTCTGGAAGTGCATGCCGAACGCATGATCAAGCGCACGTTTGACCCCGGCTTCCGTATCGCCCTGCACCAGAAGGACTTGAACCTGGCCCTGTCCAGCGCTCGTCAGCTCGGCGTGTCCCTGCCCAACACGGCTCAGGCCCAGGAATTGTTCAACAGCTGCGTCGCCCACGGCGGCGCGGGCTGGGATCATTCCGGCATGGTGCGCGCTCTGGAAATCCAGGCCAATTTCGAGATCGGCCAGAAGGTTGAGTCCTAA
- the hyi gene encoding hydroxypyruvate isomerase → MPRFAANLSMLFTEVPFLERFERAANAGFEAVEFLFPYAHSVEEIQERLNATGLKIVLHNLPAGDWDAGERGIACDPNRVDEFRAGVAKAVTYAHALGVPQLNCLAGKVPAGSDPVVVRRTFVENLRFAASALSAANVRLLIEPINPFDIPGFYLNRTDQALDILDEVAAPNAFVQYDIYHAQRVEGELAATMQKQLARIGHIQLADNPGRNEPGTGEINYPFLFAHLDRIGYDGWIGCEYKPANGTEAGLGWLEKIGGWNKVAVAA, encoded by the coding sequence ATGCCCCGTTTTGCTGCCAACCTGAGCATGTTGTTCACCGAGGTGCCCTTCCTCGAGCGTTTCGAGCGTGCCGCCAACGCAGGCTTTGAAGCCGTGGAATTCCTCTTTCCCTACGCTCACAGCGTGGAAGAAATCCAGGAGCGCCTGAATGCTACCGGTCTGAAGATCGTGTTGCACAACCTGCCCGCTGGCGACTGGGATGCCGGCGAGCGTGGCATTGCCTGCGATCCCAACCGCGTGGATGAGTTTCGCGCCGGCGTGGCCAAGGCCGTGACCTATGCCCATGCCCTGGGTGTGCCGCAGTTGAACTGCCTGGCAGGCAAGGTTCCCGCTGGTTCCGACCCCGTCGTGGTGCGCCGCACTTTTGTGGAAAACCTGCGTTTTGCGGCTTCTGCATTGAGCGCGGCCAATGTGCGTCTGCTGATCGAGCCTATCAACCCCTTTGATATTCCCGGCTTCTATCTGAACCGCACGGACCAGGCTCTGGACATCCTGGATGAAGTGGCTGCGCCCAATGCTTTTGTGCAGTACGACATTTACCACGCGCAGCGCGTGGAGGGCGAACTGGCTGCGACCATGCAAAAGCAGCTGGCCCGCATCGGCCACATTCAGCTGGCCGACAACCCCGGCCGCAACGAGCCAGGCACGGGCGAGATCAACTACCCCTTCCTGTTCGCACACCTGGATCGCATCGGCTATGACGGCTGGATCGGTTGCGAATACAAGCCCGCCAACGGCACTGAAGCCGGTCTGGGCTGGCTGGAAAAGATTGGCGGCTGGAACAAGGTTGCCGTGGCCGCTTGA
- the gcl gene encoding glyoxylate carboligase, with the protein MAKMKAIEAAVLVLEKEGVTVTFGVPGAAINPMYAAMKSHGGIGHILARHVEGASHMAEGYTRAVAGNIGVCIGTSGPAGTDMITGLYSASADSIPILCITGQAPRSRLHKEDFQAVDIASIAKPVTKWATTVLEPAQVPRAFQQAFHLMRSGRPGPVLIDLPIDVQLAEIEFDIDTYEPLAAYKPTASRKQAEKAIEMLNESERPLLVSGGGVINADASDLMVELAEILNVPVIPTLMGWGTIPDDHPLMVGMCGLQTSHRYGNATMLASDFVFGIGNRWANRHTGSVEVYTKGRKFVHVDIEPTQIGRVFAPDYGIVSDAKAALEQFVAVAKEWKAAGKLKCRKTWVAECQGRKNSVEFLRKTNFDNVPMKPQRVYQCMNRSLDRDTTYVSTIGLSQIAGAQFLHVYKPRSWINCGQAGPLGWTTPAALGVRVADPARKIVALSGDYDFQFMIEELAVGAQFKLPYVHVLVNNSYLGLIRQAQRAFSIDYCVQLAFDNINTNEEEATHGYGVDHVKVVEGLGCKAIRVHKAEDFAPAMKQAEAWMTEFKVPVVIECVLERVTNISMGAEIDNVMEFEDLAIGSADVPSALALLD; encoded by the coding sequence ATGGCCAAAATGAAAGCAATCGAAGCAGCAGTCCTGGTGCTCGAAAAAGAAGGTGTTACCGTTACGTTTGGTGTGCCAGGTGCGGCCATCAACCCCATGTACGCAGCGATGAAGAGCCACGGCGGCATCGGCCACATCCTGGCCCGTCACGTGGAAGGCGCAAGCCACATGGCTGAAGGCTACACCCGTGCCGTTGCCGGCAACATCGGCGTGTGTATCGGCACCAGCGGCCCTGCTGGCACCGACATGATTACCGGCCTGTACTCGGCCAGCGCTGACTCCATCCCAATCCTGTGCATTACCGGCCAAGCTCCCCGCTCGCGTCTGCACAAGGAAGACTTCCAGGCCGTGGACATTGCTTCCATCGCCAAGCCCGTGACCAAGTGGGCCACCACGGTGCTGGAGCCTGCGCAAGTGCCCCGCGCCTTCCAGCAAGCTTTCCACCTGATGCGCTCCGGCCGTCCCGGCCCCGTGCTGATCGATCTGCCCATCGACGTGCAGCTGGCTGAAATCGAATTCGACATCGACACCTACGAGCCTCTGGCTGCGTACAAGCCTACCGCTTCGCGCAAGCAAGCCGAGAAGGCGATCGAGATGCTCAACGAATCCGAGCGTCCTTTGCTGGTCTCCGGCGGTGGCGTGATCAACGCCGATGCTTCCGACCTGATGGTCGAGCTGGCCGAGATCCTGAACGTGCCCGTGATCCCCACGCTGATGGGTTGGGGCACCATCCCTGACGACCACCCGCTGATGGTCGGCATGTGCGGTCTGCAGACCAGCCACCGTTATGGCAACGCCACGATGCTGGCTTCGGACTTTGTGTTCGGTATCGGCAACCGTTGGGCCAACCGCCACACCGGTTCGGTCGAGGTCTACACCAAGGGTCGCAAGTTTGTGCACGTGGACATCGAGCCCACACAAATCGGCCGCGTGTTTGCCCCTGACTACGGCATCGTCTCCGACGCCAAGGCTGCTCTGGAGCAATTCGTTGCCGTGGCCAAGGAGTGGAAGGCTGCCGGCAAGCTCAAGTGCCGCAAGACCTGGGTTGCCGAGTGCCAGGGTCGCAAGAACAGCGTCGAGTTCCTGCGCAAGACCAACTTCGACAACGTGCCGATGAAGCCACAGCGCGTCTACCAGTGCATGAACCGCTCTCTGGACCGCGACACGACTTACGTGTCCACCATCGGTCTGTCGCAGATCGCCGGTGCCCAGTTCCTGCACGTGTACAAGCCACGTAGCTGGATCAACTGCGGTCAAGCCGGCCCTCTGGGCTGGACCACTCCCGCCGCCCTGGGCGTGCGCGTGGCGGACCCGGCACGCAAGATCGTGGCCCTATCCGGTGACTACGACTTCCAGTTCATGATCGAAGAGCTGGCCGTGGGCGCACAGTTCAAGCTGCCCTATGTTCACGTGCTGGTGAACAACAGCTATCTGGGCCTGATTCGCCAGGCTCAGCGCGCTTTCTCCATCGACTATTGCGTGCAATTAGCGTTCGACAATATCAACACAAATGAAGAAGAAGCCACCCATGGCTACGGTGTTGACCATGTTAAGGTCGTCGAAGGTCTGGGTTGCAAGGCCATTCGCGTTCACAAGGCTGAGGACTTCGCTCCTGCCATGAAGCAAGCCGAAGCCTGGATGACCGAGTTCAAGGTTCCCGTCGTGATCGAATGTGTGCTGGAGCGTGTGACCAACATCTCCATGGGCGCTGAAATCGACAACGTCATGGAATTCGAAGACCTGGCCATCGGCTCCGCTGACGTGCCTAGCGCACTGGCTCTGCTGGACTAA